A stretch of the Sulfurimonas sp. HSL3-1 genome encodes the following:
- a CDS encoding RNA pyrophosphohydrolase, with translation MESVKPYRPNVAAIIVPPEYPEVKQIFIAERSDISGIWQFPQGGIDRGESPEEALIREIEEEIGTKKVEVVAEYPDWLAYDFPEHVAERMRPYCGQTQRYFLVRLKHKAKINLETKHPEFIDYKFIEIDALYDYVAHFKKPIYEKVIGYFKAKGYL, from the coding sequence ATGGAATCCGTCAAACCCTACCGTCCGAACGTCGCGGCGATCATTGTCCCGCCGGAGTACCCGGAGGTCAAGCAGATCTTTATCGCCGAACGCAGCGATATCAGCGGCATCTGGCAATTCCCGCAGGGGGGTATCGACCGGGGAGAGTCTCCCGAAGAGGCGCTGATCCGCGAGATCGAAGAGGAGATCGGTACGAAAAAGGTGGAAGTCGTCGCCGAGTATCCCGATTGGCTTGCATATGATTTTCCGGAGCACGTCGCGGAGCGCATGCGCCCCTATTGCGGGCAGACACAGCGCTATTTTCTCGTACGCCTCAAGCACAAGGCGAAGATCAACCTGGAGACGAAACATCCGGAGTTTATCGATTACAAGTTCATCGAGATCGATGCACTGTATGACTACGTTGCACACTTCAAGAAACCGATCTACGAGAAGGTGATCGGCTATTTTAAAGCAAAGGGGTATCTGTAA
- the hemW gene encoding radical SAM family heme chaperone HemW: MLLYVHIPFCDSKCHYCSFNSYVDKFALRRDYMAALGRQLEEEIERLDLAPESLETLFIGGGTPSTVAPELYAPLFARLRPYLKPGAEITSEANPNSATPEWLAGMKALGVNRISFGVQSFDPEKLKRLGRAHTPDQAVSAVTAAQGAGFEHLSLDLIYGVAGDTKPLLEHDLEQAFALPVDHLSAYALTIEEGTPFSATPEVADEKLALTSWLFERIRTHGFTQYEISNFGRYRSRHNLGYWEYKPYIGLGAGAVGCIDNVRYYPHRDVEAYIADPLFRTTEPLDADAVKTERLFLGLRSVVGIPEALLDPEELQRARWLEAEGKLRCEAGRFYNTDYLLSDEIVLYLQG, from the coding sequence ATGCTTTTATATGTCCATATCCCTTTTTGCGACAGCAAGTGCCATTACTGCAGCTTCAACTCCTATGTCGACAAGTTCGCGCTGCGGCGCGATTACATGGCGGCGCTCGGACGGCAGCTGGAAGAAGAGATTGAACGGCTGGACCTGGCACCGGAGAGCCTCGAGACCCTGTTTATCGGCGGCGGCACCCCTTCGACGGTCGCGCCGGAGCTCTACGCCCCGCTCTTTGCACGGCTCCGTCCCTACCTGAAACCCGGTGCGGAGATCACCAGCGAGGCCAACCCCAACAGCGCGACACCCGAGTGGCTGGCGGGCATGAAAGCGCTCGGAGTGAACCGCATCAGTTTCGGCGTCCAGAGTTTCGACCCGGAGAAGCTGAAGCGGCTGGGACGCGCCCATACCCCCGACCAGGCGGTGAGTGCCGTCACGGCGGCACAGGGCGCAGGATTCGAGCACCTCTCCCTCGACCTCATTTACGGTGTCGCCGGGGATACGAAACCGCTGCTGGAGCACGACCTGGAACAGGCCTTCGCCCTCCCCGTCGACCACCTCAGCGCCTACGCCCTCACCATCGAGGAGGGAACCCCCTTCTCCGCCACCCCGGAGGTCGCCGACGAAAAACTGGCATTGACCTCATGGCTCTTCGAACGCATCAGAACGCACGGTTTCACGCAGTACGAGATCTCCAATTTCGGCCGCTACCGCTCCCGCCACAACCTCGGCTACTGGGAGTACAAGCCCTACATCGGGCTGGGCGCCGGCGCCGTGGGCTGCATCGACAACGTCCGCTATTACCCCCACCGCGACGTTGAGGCTTACATCGCCGATCCCCTTTTTCGCACCACCGAGCCCCTTGATGCGGACGCGGTCAAAACCGAACGCCTCTTCCTCGGACTGCGCTCCGTCGTCGGCATCCCCGAGGCACTGCTCGACCCGGAGGAACTGCAACGCGCCCGCTGGCTTGAAGCGGAGGGGAAACTGCGCTGTGAGGCCGGCCGCTTTTACAACACAGACTACCTGCTCAGCGACGAGATCGTCCTCTACCTCCAGGGGTAA
- the tatB gene encoding Sec-independent protein translocase protein TatB: MFGMGFSEILIIAIIAILFLGPDKLPQTMVDIARFFRSAKRTLASAKASIEEELHVDDIKREVNSYKDNLLEEKEKLSQASAFTELTDEFDAVIDMAGETTTVESPAPKKPKAEAAPDAKKPEVVTFSKKKKSTESTDEDNENA, from the coding sequence ATGTTCGGAATGGGATTTTCAGAGATCCTCATCATCGCTATTATCGCCATCTTGTTTCTGGGACCGGACAAACTGCCCCAGACCATGGTCGATATCGCCCGTTTCTTCCGCAGCGCCAAGCGTACGCTGGCCTCGGCCAAGGCCTCTATCGAGGAGGAGCTGCATGTCGACGACATCAAGCGCGAAGTGAACAGCTACAAGGACAACCTGCTCGAAGAGAAAGAGAAACTGAGCCAGGCGAGCGCCTTTACCGAACTGACCGACGAGTTTGACGCCGTTATCGACATGGCCGGCGAAACGACGACGGTAGAATCCCCCGCCCCCAAAAAGCCTAAAGCCGAAGCCGCCCCGGATGCCAAAAAACCGGAAGTCGTCACCTTCAGCAAAAAGAAAAAAAGTACAGAGAGTACCGATGAGGACAATGAGAATGCGTAA
- the tatC gene encoding twin-arginine translocase subunit TatC, whose protein sequence is MFDELRPHLVELRKRLGISVLTLIGMFFIMFYFHEPILEWMIHPLNDALIEVGKKSVNAANGMVTTNQVGGAFFVALKVAFFAAILGALPVILWQIWLFIAPGLYENEKKMILPFVFGGTTMFVVGVAFAYYIVTPFGFDFLITFGSFKFTPLINIEDYVGFFTKIMFGFGLAFELPVFAYFLALLGLVDDRQMTAFFKYAIVLIFIVAALLTPPDVLTQLLMAGPLIVLYGFSILIVKMVNPAPKEDDEDDDEDEEEAVAPQNV, encoded by the coding sequence ATGTTTGACGAACTGCGTCCCCACCTTGTAGAGCTGCGTAAACGCCTGGGCATCTCCGTCCTGACACTGATCGGCATGTTCTTCATCATGTTCTATTTTCACGAGCCGATCCTCGAATGGATGATCCACCCCCTCAACGACGCCCTGATCGAAGTCGGCAAAAAGTCCGTCAACGCCGCCAACGGTATGGTAACGACCAACCAGGTCGGCGGAGCCTTCTTCGTCGCGCTGAAAGTCGCCTTCTTTGCGGCCATTCTCGGCGCGCTGCCGGTCATCCTCTGGCAGATCTGGCTCTTCATCGCCCCGGGCCTCTATGAGAACGAAAAGAAGATGATCCTCCCCTTCGTCTTCGGCGGGACGACGATGTTCGTCGTCGGCGTCGCCTTCGCCTACTACATCGTCACCCCCTTCGGGTTCGACTTCCTTATCACCTTCGGTAGCTTCAAGTTCACCCCGCTGATCAACATCGAGGATTACGTCGGCTTCTTTACGAAGATCATGTTCGGCTTCGGCCTCGCCTTCGAGCTCCCGGTCTTTGCCTACTTCCTGGCGCTGCTCGGCCTCGTCGACGACCGCCAGATGACGGCGTTCTTCAAATACGCCATCGTCCTCATCTTTATCGTCGCCGCCCTGCTCACGCCGCCGGACGTCCTGACGCAGCTGTTGATGGCCGGTCCGCTGATCGTGCTGTACGGCTTCTCCATCCTCATCGTCAAAATGGTCAACCCCGCACCGAAAGAGGATGATGAAGATGACGACGAGGACGAGGAAGAGGCCGTTGCCCCTCAGAACGTCTAG
- the queA gene encoding tRNA preQ1(34) S-adenosylmethionine ribosyltransferase-isomerase QueA — MTTRTRKRPLPLRTSSYDFTLPEALIAVHPAQPRDHARLLVYDRKTDTLTHTRFDEIEAFLPEGCGIIFNDTKVIKARLFGKKESGGKVELLINRPLDAYRVSVYIRGKMKAGSRLLFGQELEAVVEELHEDGSRTVTFERGGEKLRFEALLPIIDIIGHLPLPPYIQREDNDEDAVEYQTVFAKNEGAVAAPTASLHFTDALFASVCAHHPHAYVTLHVGAGTFKPVEAEIITDHPMHSEYYEIPNNAKALIDGDLPLLCVGTTSTRTVEYYVRTRETGGEANLFLHPGNPPQRVNHLLTNFHLPKSTLLMLVASFVGLEKTHELYAEAIRERYRFYSYGDAMLIL, encoded by the coding sequence ATGACGACGAGGACGAGGAAGAGGCCGTTGCCCCTCAGAACGTCTAGTTACGACTTCACCCTCCCCGAAGCGCTTATTGCCGTCCACCCGGCCCAGCCGCGCGACCATGCGCGGCTGCTCGTTTATGACCGCAAAACCGACACGCTCACCCACACGCGCTTTGATGAGATCGAGGCCTTCCTGCCCGAGGGGTGCGGTATCATCTTCAACGACACCAAGGTGATCAAGGCCCGCCTTTTCGGAAAAAAAGAGAGCGGCGGAAAGGTCGAACTCCTCATCAACCGCCCCCTCGACGCCTACCGGGTCAGCGTCTATATCCGGGGGAAGATGAAAGCAGGCAGCCGTCTGCTGTTCGGACAGGAGCTCGAGGCCGTCGTCGAGGAGCTGCACGAGGACGGCAGCCGCACCGTTACGTTTGAGCGCGGAGGGGAGAAGCTGCGTTTCGAAGCCCTCCTGCCGATCATCGATATCATCGGGCATTTGCCGCTGCCCCCCTACATCCAGCGTGAGGACAACGACGAAGACGCCGTGGAGTACCAGACGGTCTTCGCGAAAAACGAAGGCGCCGTCGCCGCGCCGACGGCGTCGCTGCACTTTACCGACGCACTCTTCGCCTCGGTCTGCGCGCACCACCCCCACGCCTACGTCACGCTACACGTCGGCGCCGGTACCTTCAAACCCGTCGAAGCGGAGATCATCACCGACCACCCGATGCACTCGGAGTACTACGAGATCCCAAACAATGCCAAGGCCCTCATCGACGGCGACCTGCCCCTGCTCTGCGTCGGCACGACCTCGACCCGCACCGTCGAGTACTACGTCCGCACCCGGGAAACCGGGGGCGAAGCGAACCTCTTTCTGCACCCCGGCAACCCGCCGCAGCGCGTCAACCACCTGCTGACCAATTTCCACCTGCCCAAATCGACCCTGCTGATGCTTGTCGCCTCCTTCGTCGGACTGGAAAAGACCCACGAACTCTATGCCGAAGCGATCCGGGAACGCTACCGTTTCTACAGCTACGGCGACGCGATGCTGATCCTCTAA
- a CDS encoding heme-binding protein: MKIATILGVLTLPAFLLTAADVVRIERMDLGLASEVAKRAVEACRQEGYWVSAVVVDRSANVQVVMRDTYAARFTMQIAEQKANAVIMAGTDTTTFVANRSDIRNELNNIDGLIMMEGGLPVKSGDTLIGAVGVSGAPGGKLDAACAAKALASLKERLAFALMDDDE; this comes from the coding sequence ATGAAAATCGCAACCATCTTGGGCGTATTGACACTGCCCGCTTTTCTGCTCACCGCCGCCGACGTCGTCCGGATCGAACGCATGGATCTCGGCCTCGCCTCGGAGGTCGCCAAGCGCGCCGTCGAGGCCTGCCGGCAGGAGGGGTACTGGGTCAGTGCCGTCGTCGTCGACCGCAGCGCCAATGTCCAGGTGGTGATGCGCGACACCTATGCGGCGCGTTTTACGATGCAGATCGCCGAACAGAAAGCCAACGCGGTGATCATGGCGGGGACGGACACGACGACATTTGTCGCCAACCGCAGCGATATCCGCAATGAGCTGAACAACATCGACGGGCTGATTATGATGGAAGGGGGGCTTCCGGTGAAATCGGGCGACACCCTTATCGGTGCCGTCGGCGTCAGCGGTGCACCCGGAGGCAAGTTGGATGCCGCCTGCGCGGCAAAGGCCCTCGCATCGCTCAAGGAGCGGCTGGCGTTCGCCTTGATGGATGACGACGAGTAG
- a CDS encoding lipocalin family protein: MTKLLTLLTLTVLITLLEGCQQKAPVPLPTVEHVDLERYSGLWHEIARYENRFEEGCVGATATYRLKADHVAVVNRCYDDAGRLKDQARGEARVVEASGNAKLRVSFFWPFYGDYWIIMLADDYRYAVVGDPQRKYLWILARDTVLDDRDREAILARLVALKYDPFKLYWTGFKAMCNH, translated from the coding sequence ATGACGAAACTCCTGACCCTTTTGACACTGACCGTGCTCATCACCCTCCTGGAGGGCTGCCAGCAAAAAGCCCCTGTGCCCCTCCCTACCGTCGAGCACGTCGATCTGGAGCGCTACAGCGGTCTCTGGCACGAGATCGCCCGCTATGAAAACCGCTTCGAGGAGGGGTGTGTCGGGGCGACGGCCACGTACCGGCTGAAAGCGGATCATGTCGCGGTCGTCAACCGCTGCTATGACGATGCCGGGAGGTTAAAGGATCAGGCGCGAGGAGAGGCCCGCGTTGTCGAAGCGAGCGGGAACGCCAAACTACGGGTGAGCTTTTTCTGGCCCTTTTACGGCGATTACTGGATCATCATGCTTGCCGACGACTACCGCTATGCCGTTGTCGGCGATCCCCAGCGCAAGTACCTCTGGATCCTTGCCCGCGACACGGTGCTGGACGACAGGGACCGGGAAGCGATTCTCGCGCGCCTCGTCGCACTGAAATACGACCCCTTCAAACTCTACTGGACCGGCTTCAAGGCGATGTGCAACCACTGA
- a CDS encoding nitroreductase family protein encodes MFLSKGWQMRSTEYGIDDLFLKRFSPKHFLDKPLGEKDLCAVLEAAMTAPSCFNEQPWRFVLGPKEDFLEILSTKNADWAASAPLLMMVCSTQTFSYNRKPNRWHAFDSGTAMAFLIVEASKRGIYVHPMGGFSIDRAKERFGLMGLEPHAVLALGYSDEPHTMTTRVGLDEIVIDCRES; translated from the coding sequence ATGTTTCTCTCCAAAGGATGGCAGATGCGCAGCACGGAATACGGTATCGACGACCTCTTTTTGAAACGGTTCTCCCCCAAACATTTTCTGGACAAACCCCTGGGGGAGAAGGACCTCTGTGCCGTCTTGGAAGCCGCGATGACGGCGCCGTCGTGTTTCAATGAACAGCCGTGGCGTTTTGTCCTGGGACCGAAGGAGGATTTCCTCGAGATTCTCAGCACGAAAAATGCCGATTGGGCTGCATCTGCTCCTCTGCTGATGATGGTCTGTTCGACCCAGACCTTCTCCTATAACCGAAAACCGAACCGATGGCACGCCTTCGACAGCGGCACGGCGATGGCTTTTCTGATCGTCGAAGCCTCCAAACGCGGCATCTATGTGCATCCCATGGGCGGGTTCAGTATCGACAGGGCGAAAGAGCGTTTCGGGCTTATGGGTCTTGAACCCCATGCGGTGCTTGCCCTGGGCTACAGTGATGAACCCCATACTATGACGACGCGCGTCGGACTCGACGAGATCGTCATCGACTGTCGGGAGAGCTGA
- a CDS encoding DNA-processing protein DprA, with protein MSDLLSVKVPALEAMRKYPETLYFEGNTALLSRVKLSIVGSRRADGYARFITSQLASKLSHAGVCIVSGGAMGIDATAHAAAGAANTIAVLGSGIDVRYPATNRALLDSIAHEGLLLSPFNDGFQATPWSFVVRNEIVVALGDALIVTQADENSGSMRSVEHALRMGKKIYVLPHRIGESEGTNRLLEEGRAEAIYDIDTFVARYGEATRCVGDPFLEYCRTGPTYEDAVRDYPQEVFRYELEGKIAITAGRISVLV; from the coding sequence ATGAGTGATCTACTTTCAGTGAAGGTCCCCGCCCTCGAGGCGATGCGGAAATATCCGGAAACGCTCTATTTCGAGGGCAATACGGCGCTGCTCTCAAGGGTCAAGCTCTCCATTGTCGGCTCTCGGCGGGCGGACGGATATGCCCGCTTTATCACGTCACAGTTGGCGTCGAAACTTTCGCACGCAGGGGTCTGTATCGTCAGCGGCGGTGCGATGGGCATCGACGCGACGGCCCATGCGGCAGCGGGCGCGGCCAATACAATCGCCGTGCTGGGCAGCGGGATCGATGTTCGTTACCCGGCGACAAACCGCGCCCTGCTCGACAGCATTGCGCACGAAGGGTTGCTACTCAGCCCCTTCAATGACGGTTTCCAGGCGACGCCCTGGAGCTTTGTCGTCCGCAATGAGATCGTCGTCGCGCTGGGCGATGCCCTGATCGTGACCCAGGCCGATGAGAACAGCGGCAGTATGCGCAGTGTAGAGCATGCCCTGCGCATGGGAAAGAAGATCTATGTCCTTCCCCACCGCATCGGCGAAAGCGAGGGAACCAACCGTCTGCTCGAAGAGGGGAGAGCGGAAGCGATTTATGATATCGACACCTTCGTGGCGCGTTACGGCGAGGCCACGCGCTGTGTCGGCGACCCTTTTTTGGAATACTGCCGAACCGGACCGACCTACGAAGATGCCGTACGGGACTATCCCCAGGAGGTCTTCCGCTACGAACTTGAGGGCAAAATCGCCATTACGGCGGGTCGGATCAGCGTTCTTGTGTAA
- a CDS encoding divergent polysaccharide deacetylase family protein, translating into MLIAFILAAGGYFFGYQKAKQEHRGALLTERQHSAELKKALKKAKARTASHEYEKAPPRPAARAEKVEPETGAKPMMAIIFDDVSFAHDVRNIKALNLPVTMSFLPPSKRHPDSAALAAKQSYYMVHLPMEAVSFSAEEPLTLHVSDDEAVIDERIRQIKNLFPKVAFVNNHTGSKFTADRGAMEKLLYALDREGITFIDSRTTGKTAVPGLMKSLHRPYISRDVFLDHDPDVDAVKKQVRRAVKIAKKYGSVVVIGHPHKQTLQGLAESKALLESVQLVRIDTLAAYESHE; encoded by the coding sequence TTGCTGATCGCCTTTATACTGGCGGCGGGAGGCTATTTCTTTGGATACCAGAAGGCGAAGCAGGAGCATCGCGGGGCACTCTTGACGGAGCGTCAGCACAGCGCCGAACTGAAAAAGGCGCTTAAAAAGGCAAAAGCGAGAACGGCCAGCCATGAATATGAAAAAGCACCGCCGCGACCGGCAGCACGGGCTGAAAAAGTCGAACCGGAAACGGGGGCGAAACCGATGATGGCCATCATATTCGATGATGTCTCTTTCGCCCATGACGTCCGCAACATCAAAGCATTGAACCTGCCGGTGACGATGTCTTTCCTTCCCCCCTCCAAACGCCACCCCGATTCAGCTGCATTGGCGGCGAAGCAATCCTACTATATGGTCCACCTTCCGATGGAGGCGGTCTCCTTTTCGGCCGAAGAGCCTTTGACCCTGCATGTCAGTGATGACGAGGCGGTGATCGATGAGCGTATCCGGCAGATCAAGAACCTTTTTCCGAAAGTCGCCTTCGTCAACAACCATACGGGAAGCAAGTTCACCGCCGACCGTGGTGCGATGGAGAAACTCCTTTATGCGCTCGACCGGGAAGGGATCACCTTCATCGACAGCCGTACGACCGGCAAGACGGCGGTACCTGGTCTGATGAAGTCGCTGCACCGTCCCTACATCAGCCGCGACGTTTTCCTTGATCACGACCCCGATGTCGACGCGGTGAAAAAGCAGGTGCGTCGTGCGGTGAAGATCGCGAAAAAGTACGGTTCGGTCGTCGTGATCGGCCATCCGCATAAACAGACGCTCCAGGGGTTGGCAGAGTCCAAGGCGCTTCTCGAGTCGGTACAGCTTGTGCGGATCGACACATTGGCGGCATACGAAAGCCATGAGTGA